Proteins encoded in a region of the Oncorhynchus gorbuscha isolate QuinsamMale2020 ecotype Even-year linkage group LG16, OgorEven_v1.0, whole genome shotgun sequence genome:
- the LOC124000730 gene encoding LOW QUALITY PROTEIN: galanin receptor 2b-like (The sequence of the model RefSeq protein was modified relative to this genomic sequence to represent the inferred CDS: inserted 1 base in 1 codon), translating to MSDLEDFSKTAGHWNTSDSYQLNPTSVIVPVVFSLIFLLGTIGNSLVLAVLLRSGQVGYNTTNLFILNLSVADFFFIIFCVPFQATIYSLEGWVFGSFMCKVVHFFINLTMYASSFTLAAVSVDRYLAIRYPLRSRELRTPCNAVVAMVVIWGLSLXFAGPYLSYYDLIDYANSNVCVPGWEEYNRKVLDTCTFVFGYVIPVLIVSLSYTRTIKYLWTAVDPLDGMSESKRAKRKVTKMIIIVTVLFCICWLPYHVVILCYLYGDFPFNQTTYAFRILSHCMAYANSCLNPIVYALVSKHFRKGFKKVFSCILSKNGRNKVHVVHVANTVPGFQAGSTEVSQMNEDNVRQNDCEMSSRPIAEPREATISHFQKQS from the exons ATGTCAGATCTGGAAGACTTCAGCAAAACAGCAGGGCACTGGAACACATCGGACAGCTACCAGCTGAATCCCACCAGTGTGATCGTGCCCGTGGTGTTCTCGCTCATATTCCTGCTGGGCACTATTGGGAACAGTCTGGTCCTGGCCGTCCTCCTCCGCAGCGGCCAGGTGGGATACAACACCACCAACCTGTTCATCCTCAACCTCAGCGTGGCCGACTTCTTCTTCATCATCTTCTGCGTGCCTTTCCAAGCCACCATCTACTCCCTGGAGGGCTGGGTGTTCGGCTCCTTCATGTGCAAGGTGGTCCACTTCTTCATCAACCTCACCATGTACGCCAGCAGCTTCACGCTGGCCGCCGTCTCGGTCGACAG GTATCTGGCCATTCGCTACCCTCTTCGCTCTAGAGAGTTGAGAACGCCCTGTAATGCCGTTGTTGCCATGGTAGTCATCTGGGGACTATCAT ACTTCGCAGGACCGTATTTGAGCTACTACGACCTCATAGACTACGCCAACAGTAACGTTTGTGTTCCAGGTTGGGAGGAGTACAACCGCAAGGTGCTGGACACATGCACCTTTGTGTTTGGTTACGTGATCCCTGTGCTCATCGTGAGCCTGTCCTACACCAGAACCATCAAGTACCTGTGGACTGCTGTGGACCCTCTGGACGGGATGTCAGAGTCCAAGAGGGCTAAGCGCAAAGTCACCAAAATGATCATCATCGTCACAGTGCTCTTCTGCATATGCTGGCTGCCCTATCATGTGGTGATCCTATGCTATCTGTACGGAGACTTCCCCTTCAACCAGACCACATACGCATTCAGGATCCTCTCTCATTGCATGGCCTACGCCAACTCCTGCCTCAACCCCATTGTGTACGCCTTGGTGTCCAAGCACTTTCGGAAAGGCTTCAAGAAGGTGTTCAGCTGCATTCTCAGTAAGAACGGCAGGAACAAAGTGCACGTGGTACATGTAGCCAACACAGTGCCTGGGTTCCAGGCGGGGTCCACAGAAGTGTCACAAATGAATGAGGACAATGTACGACAAAATGACTGTGAGATGAGCAGCCGGCCCATCGCCGAGCCGAGAGAAGCAACTATAAGCCATTTCCAGAAACAGTCTTGA